A portion of the Chryseobacterium tructae genome contains these proteins:
- a CDS encoding SMI1/KNR4 family protein, whose translation MGNTQNLQDACLKQMNMNTLEDLEKEYNFTYPELYKQLYDDKMLDWGTEGNGWYTNVFPTLKENPPLLLFGNDIEIWDPIAYRHGIREIINHEVYDIHPKYRMVPFAKNGAGDLYVFQFDMEFRGEVPITFFGHDSEAEILAKNLQDFIFRQLLESLTEMDEYSMFEGDSEEEIKIHLRNQLSTHRKYLTPKQVEILEEIYTRDILEYTYKTPNGGEFEAKGILTFDELEKIINQEIAFEKLNEKFDYLE comes from the coding sequence ATGGGAAATACCCAAAACCTTCAGGATGCCTGTTTAAAACAAATGAATATGAATACTTTAGAAGACTTAGAAAAAGAATATAATTTTACCTATCCCGAACTCTATAAGCAATTGTATGATGATAAAATGCTCGATTGGGGTACAGAAGGGAATGGATGGTATACGAATGTTTTTCCTACTCTCAAGGAAAACCCACCTTTGCTTTTATTTGGAAACGATATTGAGATCTGGGATCCCATTGCTTATCGTCACGGAATCAGAGAAATCATCAACCATGAAGTTTATGATATTCACCCTAAATACAGGATGGTTCCTTTTGCTAAAAATGGGGCGGGGGATTTGTATGTTTTTCAGTTCGATATGGAGTTCCGTGGTGAAGTTCCCATTACTTTTTTTGGTCATGATTCAGAAGCTGAAATTCTAGCTAAAAATCTTCAGGACTTTATTTTCAGACAACTTCTGGAGTCTTTGACAGAAATGGATGAATATTCTATGTTTGAAGGAGATTCTGAAGAAGAAATTAAGATTCATCTGCGAAACCAATTAAGCACACATCGGAAATATTTAACTCCAAAACAAGTTGAAATTTTAGAAGAGATTTATACACGGGATATTCTTGAATACACCTATAAAACGCCTAATGGTGGAGAATTTGAAGCTAAAGGTATACTGACTTTTGATGAACTTGAAAAAATTATTAATCAGGAAATTGCCTTTGAAAAATTAAACGAAAAATTCGATTACCTTGAATAA
- a CDS encoding M28 family peptidase: MCGHFDTIAGPGVNDNGSGTSIILEAARILRTISTEYSIKFIHFSGEEQGLIGSKHYVDNVAYQGSNRILDIKLVFNLDQVGGVNGNNNTIVYCDEDQGGLQSNNAASAAVTQELRNCTALYSPLQTDVDPAVDTDYVPFEERGEVITGFFENIRSSYPHTANDTFANTDPVYIYNIGKATLGALQHFAVASETLGTHETLPKNTLESIKIYPNPAKNLINIDFPDAKVKNFSFEITDFQGRSLLKVANEKKVNISELENGAYIGILKTGDQTVARKVIVAK; the protein is encoded by the coding sequence ATTTGTGGTCATTTTGATACTATCGCTGGGCCTGGAGTAAATGATAATGGCAGTGGAACTTCTATTATTCTGGAAGCTGCTAGAATTTTAAGAACAATTTCTACGGAATATTCTATTAAGTTTATTCATTTTTCCGGAGAAGAGCAGGGATTAATAGGCAGTAAGCATTATGTAGATAATGTCGCTTACCAAGGCAGCAATCGTATTTTGGATATTAAACTTGTCTTCAATCTTGATCAGGTGGGTGGTGTAAATGGAAACAACAACACCATTGTATACTGTGATGAAGATCAGGGCGGGCTTCAGAGCAATAATGCGGCTTCTGCAGCTGTCACTCAAGAGCTGAGAAACTGTACAGCTCTGTATTCACCACTTCAGACTGATGTAGATCCTGCTGTAGATACGGATTATGTTCCTTTTGAAGAAAGAGGTGAAGTTATTACCGGTTTCTTTGAAAATATAAGAAGTAGCTATCCACACACTGCGAATGATACTTTTGCCAATACAGATCCTGTATATATTTATAATATTGGAAAAGCCACTCTAGGAGCGCTACAACATTTTGCTGTTGCTTCTGAAACGCTAGGAACCCATGAAACTCTTCCAAAAAATACTTTAGAAAGCATAAAAATCTATCCTAATCCTGCCAAGAATTTGATTAATATTGATTTTCCCGATGCTAAAGTAAAAAACTTCAGTTTTGAGATCACAGATTTCCAGGGACGTTCTTTATTGAAAGTAGCAAATGAAAAAAAGGTAAATATTTCAGAACTTGAAAATGGTGCTTATATCGGAATTCTTAAAACAGGAGATCAGACTGTAGCCAGGAAAGTTATTGTCGCTAAATAA
- a CDS encoding DUF4274 domain-containing protein: MINLTSEQQNFINNNFHEGILQDELDESKFKQLKTPEELHYLATQHNWDNGMKVLQWIAESPACSEATALELFWLAQPQDFQQYTFDKTLKNESQNEVFTLLKILLKNYPNHFYQKTAIKFDPTSFCDSEFIIPDWIFQKTKGEESYIYYEEDDLEVWFDREWKNNIRWAKSTIELFNIAYFMKEPEHAALILQNRLCDKGTAVLVFWRLYTECSLYSCTNTMLQAIINKVENNHYPEILSYNPQTDEKVDYKNKKTVWEIPKTFRMPV, encoded by the coding sequence ATGATTAATCTTACTTCAGAACAACAAAATTTCATTAATAATAATTTCCATGAAGGCATTCTGCAAGATGAGTTGGATGAGTCAAAATTCAAACAATTAAAAACCCCGGAAGAATTGCATTATCTTGCTACTCAACATAACTGGGATAATGGGATGAAAGTTTTACAATGGATTGCAGAAAGCCCTGCTTGCTCTGAAGCAACTGCTTTGGAGTTATTTTGGTTGGCACAGCCGCAGGATTTTCAACAATATACATTCGATAAAACACTCAAGAATGAATCCCAAAATGAGGTATTTACTCTTTTGAAAATACTTCTGAAAAATTATCCTAATCACTTTTATCAAAAAACAGCGATTAAGTTTGATCCTACATCATTTTGTGACAGTGAATTTATCATTCCAGACTGGATCTTTCAAAAAACAAAAGGTGAAGAAAGTTATATATATTACGAAGAAGATGATCTAGAAGTATGGTTTGACAGGGAGTGGAAAAACAATATCAGGTGGGCAAAATCTACAATTGAACTCTTCAATATCGCTTATTTCATGAAAGAACCGGAACATGCAGCATTGATATTACAGAATCGGCTATGTGACAAAGGAACTGCAGTACTGGTATTCTGGCGATTGTATACCGAGTGTTCTCTTTATAGCTGTACAAACACAATGTTACAGGCAATTATTAATAAGGTTGAAAACAATCATTATCCCGAAATACTGAGCTACAACCCTCAAACTGATGAAAAAGTAGATTATAAAAATAAAAAGACGGTATGGGAAATACCCAAAACCTTCAGGATGCCTGTTTAA
- a CDS encoding T9SS type A sorting domain-containing protein, translated as MIGSTHYVNNVAYQGGVRKLDIKLVFNLDQVGGVKGNNNNTVYCDEDQGGMSSNNAASAAVTQQLRNCTALYSPLQTAVDPAESTDYIPFEQKGEVITGFFERIRSNYPHTSKDTFANVDPVYVYNIGKATVGALQHFASASTTLAANKSFSPNSLEDVKLYPNPANNVLNIELPDKTVNFSFEITNISGRTLLKVNNESKINVSALERGVYVGILKVGDQTLVKNIMIER; from the coding sequence TTGATAGGAAGTACTCATTATGTAAATAATGTTGCTTATCAAGGAGGTGTTCGTAAGCTTGATATTAAATTGGTTTTTAATCTGGATCAGGTTGGTGGTGTAAAAGGAAATAACAATAATACGGTATATTGTGATGAGGATCAGGGTGGAATGTCCAGTAATAATGCTGCCTCTGCTGCAGTAACACAACAACTTAGAAATTGCACGGCTCTCTATTCGCCACTACAGACCGCTGTAGATCCTGCAGAATCCACCGACTATATTCCTTTTGAGCAGAAAGGAGAAGTTATCACCGGCTTTTTTGAAAGAATAAGAAGTAACTATCCACATACAAGCAAAGATACTTTTGCCAATGTAGATCCGGTGTATGTATACAATATAGGAAAGGCTACAGTGGGTGCTTTACAGCATTTTGCAAGTGCTTCCACTACACTGGCTGCCAATAAATCTTTTTCACCCAACAGCTTGGAGGATGTGAAGCTCTACCCTAACCCTGCCAATAATGTTTTAAATATTGAATTACCAGATAAGACCGTGAATTTCAGTTTTGAAATAACAAATATATCAGGAAGAACTTTATTGAAAGTCAATAACGAAAGCAAAATTAATGTCTCGGCATTGGAAAGAGGCGTGTATGTTGGAATTTTAAAAGTGGGTGATCAAACCCTCGTTAAAAATATTATGATTGAAAGATAG
- a CDS encoding SMI1/KNR4 family protein translates to MLEQFKELIKKAEKLEEKPEFYGSNSEENISKVEHALQLKFDVFLKAYLLEFGGGGIPDLLHTNGILSENPLSDHIYTLYGATVYARQEFQLPDNFLVINSNFRLMFWF, encoded by the coding sequence ATGCTTGAACAATTTAAAGAACTGATCAAAAAAGCTGAAAAACTGGAAGAAAAGCCAGAGTTTTACGGATCCAATTCAGAAGAAAATATCAGCAAAGTAGAACATGCTTTACAGCTGAAGTTTGATGTCTTTTTGAAAGCTTATCTCCTGGAATTTGGTGGTGGCGGAATTCCTGATCTACTACACACAAATGGGATTTTGTCAGAAAATCCCTTGAGTGACCATATCTACACGCTTTATGGGGCTACTGTTTATGCACGACAGGAATTTCAATTACCGGATAATTTTTTGGTTATAAATTCCAATTTCCGTCTGATGTTCTGGTTTTAG
- a CDS encoding M28 family peptidase, whose protein sequence is MKKITTFLCASLIIQSMSAQTFIQAYKDRANMVTQTNITANLQDFGNLGIKKTGSQANVNTLNWIKNKYLSYGYTASQIEESPFTFGTTSSKNLIITKTGTLYPNKYVIICGHFDTITGPGVNDNGSGTSIILEAARILKNVPTEYSIKLSTSPERNKG, encoded by the coding sequence ATGAAAAAAATCACGACATTTTTATGTGCTTCCTTAATTATTCAGAGTATGAGTGCTCAAACGTTTATTCAGGCTTATAAAGACAGAGCAAATATGGTAACTCAGACAAATATTACGGCAAACCTTCAGGATTTTGGTAATCTGGGTATCAAAAAAACAGGTTCTCAAGCCAATGTGAATACGCTAAACTGGATTAAAAACAAATATCTTTCTTATGGATATACGGCCAGTCAGATTGAAGAAAGCCCTTTTACTTTTGGAACAACAAGCTCTAAAAACCTTATTATTACCAAGACGGGAACATTATATCCCAACAAATATGTCATTATCTGTGGGCATTTTGATACGATTACCGGTCCAGGTGTGAATGATAATGGCAGTGGTACTTCTATTATTCTTGAGGCAGCCAGAATATTGAAGAATGTTCCGACGGAATATTCTATTAAGTTATCCACTTCTCCGGAGAGGAACAAGGGTTGA
- a CDS encoding alpha/beta fold hydrolase: MSTLKLKDGTEIYYKDWGKGETLFFHHGWPLSSDDWDAQMFFFLEQGYRVIAHDRRGHGRSEQTPYGHDMDTYASDVAEIVEALDLKNVIHIGHSTGGGEVIRYVAKHGKGRVSKAVLVSAVTPIMVQNENNPNGVPIAVFDDIRNNTANHRQQFFIDITFPFYGYNREGAKVSEGIQRNWWRQGMSGSIKAHYDCVKAFSETDFTEDLKSVEIPVLVMHGEDDQIVPFETTGKVAATLLKNGKLISYPGFPHGMPTTEAETINRDLLEFIKS, encoded by the coding sequence ATGAGCACACTAAAACTAAAAGACGGAACAGAAATCTATTACAAAGACTGGGGGAAAGGCGAAACCTTATTTTTTCATCATGGCTGGCCATTATCCAGTGATGATTGGGATGCACAGATGTTCTTCTTCCTGGAGCAAGGTTACAGGGTTATTGCCCATGACAGAAGAGGACATGGAAGATCTGAACAAACCCCTTATGGCCATGATATGGACACTTATGCTTCAGATGTAGCAGAAATTGTAGAAGCATTGGATCTGAAAAACGTTATCCACATCGGACATTCCACAGGTGGTGGCGAAGTGATCCGATATGTTGCCAAACATGGAAAAGGAAGAGTTTCCAAAGCGGTTTTGGTAAGTGCGGTAACGCCCATTATGGTTCAGAATGAAAACAACCCTAACGGAGTTCCTATTGCTGTTTTTGATGATATCCGAAACAATACCGCCAACCACAGACAACAGTTCTTTATTGATATTACCTTCCCTTTTTACGGGTACAACAGAGAAGGAGCAAAAGTATCTGAAGGAATCCAGAGAAACTGGTGGAGACAAGGAATGAGCGGTTCTATTAAAGCACATTACGATTGTGTAAAAGCTTTTTCTGAAACTGATTTTACAGAAGACCTTAAAAGTGTGGAAATACCTGTATTGGTGATGCATGGTGAAGATGATCAGATCGTCCCTTTTGAAACCACGGGAAAAGTGGCTGCTACTCTACTTAAAAATGGAAAATTAATTTCTTATCCAGGTTTTCCTCATGGAATGCCTACTACAGAAGCTGAAACGATCAACAGAGATCTTTTGGAGTTTATCAAATCTTAA
- the rpmI gene encoding 50S ribosomal protein L35 has protein sequence MPKLKTKSGAKKRFALTGTGKIKRKNAYKSHILTKKETKQKRNLTSTSYVAKVDEKSVQRQLAIK, from the coding sequence ATGCCAAAATTAAAAACGAAATCAGGTGCTAAGAAACGTTTTGCTCTTACTGGAACAGGTAAGATCAAAAGAAAAAACGCTTACAAAAGCCACATCTTAACTAAGAAAGAAACTAAGCAGAAGAGAAATCTTACTAGCACTTCTTACGTAGCTAAAGTGGATGAGAAAAGCGTTCAACGTCAATTAGCAATTAAGTAG
- a CDS encoding M28 family peptidase yields MKKVAVFLFTSLALQNIGAQTLIQAYKTRADMVSQANITNNLTALESLGVKTTGSVANTNTLNWLKNKYISYGYSANQMVEDPFSFGSTNSKNLVITKTGTVYPDKYIIICGHYDTIVGPGVSDNGSGTSILLEAARILKDVPTEYSIKFIHFSGEEQGLYGSYHYANNVAYQGNTRQLDIKLVLNIDQVGGQLGNNNTTIVCEKDISGLSGNNAASAAATQELAICTGLYSSLQTFISNAYSSDYIPFEAKGYTITGFYEYIKSENEHSPNDTFANIDPVYVFNVGKAAVGALQHFAIASTTNNILGINEAVTQNNSDVINIYPNPAKNQLMVDFPQKNQSFNIEISDMTGNVLMRTENQKNIDITTLTNGVYMVSVKTAQNRVTKKIIIDK; encoded by the coding sequence ATGAAAAAAGTCGCTGTTTTTTTATTCACCTCTTTAGCTCTACAAAATATTGGAGCACAAACACTTATACAAGCTTATAAAACCAGGGCAGATATGGTTTCCCAAGCTAATATTACAAACAATCTTACGGCTCTTGAAAGTCTGGGTGTAAAAACAACTGGATCTGTTGCTAATACGAATACGCTTAACTGGTTGAAGAATAAATATATTTCTTACGGATATAGTGCCAATCAGATGGTTGAAGATCCCTTTAGCTTTGGAAGTACAAACTCTAAAAATCTGGTTATTACAAAGACGGGAACTGTATATCCTGATAAATATATCATTATTTGTGGGCATTATGACACTATTGTTGGCCCTGGAGTAAGTGATAATGGCAGTGGTACCTCTATTCTTCTAGAAGCAGCAAGAATACTAAAAGATGTTCCTACTGAATATTCAATCAAATTTATACACTTTTCCGGAGAAGAGCAAGGGTTGTATGGAAGTTATCATTATGCAAATAATGTTGCTTATCAAGGAAATACACGCCAATTAGATATAAAGTTAGTTCTTAATATAGATCAGGTAGGTGGCCAGTTGGGAAATAACAACACTACCATTGTATGTGAAAAAGATATTAGCGGACTCTCTGGAAACAATGCCGCTTCAGCAGCTGCGACACAGGAATTAGCAATATGTACCGGACTTTATTCTTCCCTTCAAACTTTTATTTCCAATGCTTATAGCTCGGATTATATCCCTTTTGAAGCTAAAGGATATACCATTACCGGATTTTATGAATATATCAAAAGTGAGAATGAACACAGTCCAAATGACACTTTTGCCAATATAGACCCTGTATATGTCTTCAATGTAGGTAAAGCTGCTGTTGGAGCATTACAGCATTTTGCCATTGCTTCTACTACAAATAACATTTTAGGAATTAATGAGGCGGTTACACAAAATAACTCCGATGTCATCAATATATATCCTAATCCTGCTAAAAATCAATTAATGGTTGATTTTCCTCAAAAGAATCAATCTTTCAATATTGAAATTTCTGACATGACCGGAAATGTATTAATGCGTACTGAAAATCAAAAAAACATAGATATTACTACTTTAACAAATGGTGTTTATATGGTATCTGTAAAAACAGCCCAGAATCGTGTTACTAAGAAAATAATCATTGATAAATAA
- the rplT gene encoding 50S ribosomal protein L20, with amino-acid sequence MPRSVNAVASRARRKKIFKQAKGFFGRRKNVWTVAKNAVEKAMQYAYRGRKEKKRNFRALWITRINAGAREHGMSYSQFMGALKKNNIELNRKVLADLAMNHPEAFKAVVDQVK; translated from the coding sequence ATGCCAAGATCAGTAAATGCAGTAGCTTCAAGAGCTCGCAGAAAGAAAATTTTTAAGCAAGCTAAAGGTTTTTTCGGTAGAAGAAAGAACGTTTGGACTGTAGCTAAAAACGCGGTAGAAAAAGCAATGCAATATGCTTACCGTGGTAGAAAAGAGAAGAAAAGAAACTTCAGAGCACTTTGGATCACTCGTATCAACGCGGGAGCTAGAGAGCACGGAATGTCTTACTCTCAATTTATGGGAGCTCTTAAAAAGAACAACATTGAGCTTAACAGAAAAGTTTTAGCAGATTTAGCAATGAATCACCCTGAAGCTTTCAAAGCTGTTGTAGATCAAGTAAAATAA